The following proteins come from a genomic window of Anopheles ziemanni chromosome 3, idAnoZiCoDA_A2_x.2, whole genome shotgun sequence:
- the LOC131284791 gene encoding uncharacterized protein LOC131284791 — translation MMGALAMVVCATMLLIGHRGIRGDDAFVDSAPEGYYERTSLDDCPSRFYSEDVSSALGFFIFGGKRAFLKEFPHMAAIGWTNKNVSPPVVEYKCGGSLIAAKFVLTAAHCRVDGDGIEADSVRLGDTNLATVEDDATAQQFKIVSFTIHEKFKKSRKYYDIALIELDREAKFTSAVCPICLWPLDNLNEHGGSLRAVGFGSTTYDSGMSPTLQKVSLNYFDFDSCNNELPKDKRLRYGLTNDQFCTKTPHKDACLGDSGGPLQIDLSDVTRTVPYLTGVVSFGTGCWDGSMGVYTKVSSYLDWIRQRVNVTIDPIECARNSECLPARPFSDSRLSPQNNSPFFKVNLRRSDKSTFHQCTGALIDYRHVVTSATCAVRDNQEPAFIEANGELVEIVDIDVHPKFVASRDYHNLAVLTLGKFYNPNKIYQIIAPGCIWKEERITDPVVFFSGYGPEVKNEPTDRAKNVSLKILVALATENGRCEATDAWQVNSTLVAGFNSDFLCTYNPIDLVPGICKLEPGGAVSNFRRDNIVPYVYAINTLEEGPCGGSQNLFVATRLAPFHDWIESIILNQLKTNNSIDFTIRLGGDDEPTGTEPTFLDPGLLNVPTAVINRNQIETLLLSDVITNHIRPYGSDLIGKKPTVTRVNVYHQSLNNTPEKYEVYGPHPTHHIHHQQGNLRLILNPFTISHHVTPVNTHLETNDIHIEVIPSIELPATHLLQTPRVHHPTGFHTAKKQVFQTPAYGTHLPPQQATAYRHPQQPVAHLQGYTQHPSIQSQSHQPIVNHGNLVSIIRSIELYENGHCTLPSGATGRCLHYTRCPSLHWNGRNVAPFVRLDLVPHCNRQQQTVCCQV, via the exons GCTGCCATTGGGTGGACGAACAAAAATGTCTCCCCTCCGGTGGTGGAGTACAAATGTGGAGGATCGCTGATTGCGGCTAAATTCGTGCTCACCGCTGCCCATTGCAGGGTGGACGGTGATGG GATTGAGGCCGATTCGGTCCGGCTGGGCGATACCAATCTGGCGACGGTGGAAGACGATGCGACCGCGCAGCAGTTCAAGATCGTGAGCTTCACCATCCACGAAAAGTTCAAGAAGAGCCGCAAGTACTACGATATCGCGCTGATCGAGCTGGATCGGGAGGCCAAGTTCACCAGTGCCGTCTGCCCGATCTGTCTGTGGCCTTTGGATAACCTGAACGAGCACGGGGGCAGTTTGCGAGCGGTTGGTTTCGGCTCCACGACGTACG ACTCGGGAATGAGTCCCACGCTGCAGAAGGTGTCCCTCAACTACTTCGACTTTGACTCGTGCAACAATGAGCTGCCGAAGGACAAACGGCTACGGTATGGTCTTACGAACGATCAGTTCTGCACGAAAACGCCGCACAAGGATGCCTGCCTGGGAGATTCCGGTGGACCGCTGCAGATAGATCTTTCCGATGTCACCCGCACGGTGCCGTATCTGACCGGGGTGGTTTCGTTCGGCACCGGCTGCTGGGATGGCTCGATGGGCGTCTACACCAAGGTTTCGAGCTACCTCGACTGGATCCGGCAGCGCGTGAACGTCACCATCGATCCGATCGAGTGTGCCCGCAACTCCGAGTGTCTTCCCGCTCGCCCATTCTCCGACAGTCGGCTGAGCCCGCAAAACAACTCGCCGTTCTTCAAG GTTAACCTTCGCAGGTCGGATAAAAGCACCTTCCATCAGTGCACCGGCGCACTGATCGACTACCGTCACGTGGTGACCTCCGCCACCTGCGCCGTCCGCGACAACCAGGAACCCGCGTTCATCGAGGCGAACGGCGAGCTGGTCGAGATAGTGGACATCGATGTGCACCCGAAGTTCGTGGCCAGCCGGGACTACCACAACCTGGCGGTGCTCACGCTCGGCAAGTTCTACAACCCGAACAAAATCTATCAGATCATCGCCCCGGGGTGCATCTGGAAGGAGGAGCGAATCACCGATCCGGTCGTGTTCTTCTCCGGCTACGGGCCGGAGGTGAAGAACGAACCGACGGATAGGGCGAAGAATGTATCGCTGAAGATTCTGGTCGCGCTCGCCACGGAAAATGGACGGTGCGAGGCGACCGACGCCTGGCAGGTGAACAGTACGCTAGTGGCCGGATTCAACAGTGACTTCCTCTGCACGTACAACCCGATCGATTTGGTGCCCGGAATTTGTAAG CTCGAACCCGGTGGTGCCGTTTCGAACTTCCGGCGCGACAACATCGTCCCGTACGTCTACGCAATCAACACGCTCGAGGAAGGCCCTTGTGGAGGATCGCAAAACTTGTTCGTCGCCACCAGACTGGCACCGTTCCACGATTGGATTGAATCAATTATTCTCAACCAACTGAAGACAAACAATTCCATCGATTTCA CTATCAGACTTGGAGGTGACGATGAACCGACGGGGACTGAACCGACCTTCCTCGATCCCGGCTTGTTGAACGTTCCGACGGCAGTCATAAATCGTAACCAAATAG AAACACTTTTGCTTTCAGATGTGATAACGAATCACATCAGACCGTACGGAAGTGATCTGATCGGCAAAAAACCCACGGTGACCAGAGTGAACG TTTACCATCAATCACTAAACAACACGCCGGAAAAGTACGAAGTGTATGGACCACATCCAACTCACCACATACATCATCAGCAGGGTAACCTGAGGCTTATTC TGAACCCTTTCACGATATCCCATCACGTGACTCCGGTTAATACGCACTTGGAAACCAATGACATACACATCGAGGTAATTCCTTCCATTGAGCTTCCGGCCACCCATCTGCTCCAGACCCCGAGGGTCCATCATCCGACAGGTTTCCACACTGCTAAGAAGCAGGTGTTCCAAACCCCGGCGTACGGCACGCACCTTCCACCGCAGCAAGCGACCGCTTATCGCCACCCGCAGCAACCGGTCGCACATCTCCAAGGATACACACAGCATCCGTCGATCCAGTCGCAATCCCATCAGCCGATCGTAAATCATGGCAACCTTGTCTCAATCATTCGCTCGATTGAGCTGTACGAGAATGGGCACTGCACGTTGCCATCCGGTGCCACCGGACGCTGTCTTCACTATACGCGCTGCCCTTCGCTGCACTGGAATGGGCGAAATGTGGCCCCGTTTGTCCGGCTGGATTTGGTGCCGCACTGCAATCGGCAGCAGCAAACCGTTTGCTGTCAGGTGTGA
- the LOC131284789 gene encoding mucin-5AC, with amino-acid sequence MPEVGTMGGSMEMRKSATVVACLAMLLLQLGTLLPRSAAQQNNNFYFAQSQGRFVPSFESPRNGFFPSALQRQQPPPDSYQEQTLFVNNNNVDRGTGASEGTGSRGITPSYYQFTYTTPRSADIFEISPRPFSATPSSNSGFQYSRSPLRSDFFSNGLTPSRTFPATGRQPAGSQRKSPFGSFSADPSTTEAPQRPPPPAAAPPAPASDGPSVRDRQLSYISNRARPFASEDRGEQSGTPTRATARQQLPRSPAATAVVTGGTRNSYSSSRSRQPDSTQATLSGQRQTASRDVGTAQNGSRLGGTGTQGSSGSSSNSRTTLRPNRYRSTPTTTTTEAATERTTAAIDTAAVRNRFSGRTPAPNAFRQTFEAKRVSATNSAIAPRGSFVNSNPKAKATTTTSTPTTTTSTTTTTGKLPVLSRFIHQPAKPIIPSINITHNGSAKSAEVIYDYEDYESESKESTGFGGEKQEINDFQPTSVAKNNSIALGSGDATDEQKTLPGASTTVATNGGTQNELEDPDGRLNNISENEYYDTVRESGTAPGDSVGVEDHTVILTDNFYLPGGAGGSEETFEDEGEEGEEGGEEPASLQREINSTAELGATDPQEKAYDEEYVYEDEEPGVTTTVRTPVKTVPVPPPVTQDDSADMLQFSDEDAKDVVEEARVLEATKETLADGSPAPPTSSVSTESSTESSASPSTTTERVASSSEFDGATNATTESWVVVASVQTSRSVSGARFLPFPQVNQDEKKQPLADLEIKGSNESDDVEATTASGMINDEQEGVTTVAPQEPVIAVTQDVADSVTTEKTILAQSTESIIDKLDRVQSELSSGLFAGKFPVLKDPTVVEDQKVPGSTALPPVVIRKFQPNARATTTKKPRPGLTTTTTTAKPTTSTEGLVKKIKFETVDDISALLPPDYKAKAGFKLKKPNVTVEPATTTTTTTTRETPAEEPARSELVNRFRSANISRSYKSNVPIQELSSLLPKDYKLNRTEEDIKSTNNLKELISKVKVNGGPDKPNVTLDVLKKVQKVDVSAFLPPGYKPPEATSTTSRAPVSIEDDVSKFLPPGYKTFKTTKKPNTSPVTIKDDISKLLPPGYKLPKENTETVSEKPKLVFSDDLSKFLPPGYKPPAEKPDAKPVAEVIDPSELLKKIQFKDVSALLPPGFNASKAEEPVAATSTAAPNRGVIFASRPGVKKPPAPGAAGRSTTAKPAHAAEGPKVPEIHIRKGPPTRATTEFTGWPTPSTTPISIEKLLEQQKQQELLEKLLAASSSSTSTTTSTTTTTTTTTTTPRPTEPGLCHSECDLAGTIRIVDGVTWVPELLDHNTAEWKKLARDVETELNEVYSKAKNLSKWYKKVRIDSFNKGSVLVDYFVELSDLSRDVNTLEIRKMFHEALVPVPEPTTTTTTTDASVDDYDGDDGEGAAAREKVQRENLQAPVPRVKEVFQLGKFKVDPVYTDFSVIPKPIIVTGPGMEDDLFLPQWAIAGIVIGLASLLFVILFGVTVLINRQKAAKKKAPTPLTADMLNELNKNHMGGIENFGSEELYNMDDAWDDRMHDVKPKRFSNSMHGSSASNIYDSWRSQRHPENYFYDEYGLKGSHYPPSGHHRLHDPAFMMHEPPPPPVMAMYPPYHHAPAPPNSHHFSNSSRRYYRDYDPNF; translated from the exons ACCCCCCGGAGTGCGGATATTTTCGAAATATCTCCGCGACCCTTTTCCGCAACGCCATCGTCGAACTCCGGCTTCCAGTACTCGCGTAGTCCACTGAGAAGCGACTTCTTCTCTAATGGACTCACGCCCAGCCGGACCTTCCCGGCCACGGGCCGCCAGCCCGCCGGTTCGCAGCGCAAAAGTCCCTTCGGCAGCTTCTCGGCAGACCCCAGCACCACCGAAGCCCCGCAG cgaccaccaccacccgccgCCGCACCACCGGCGCCAGCATCCGACGGACCGTCCGTGCGCGACCGTCAGCTTTCCTACATCTCGAACCGGGCGCGTCCGTTCGCCAGCGAAGACCGGGGCGAACAGTCCGGCACGCCAACGCGCGCCACCGCCCGCCAGCAGCTCCCACGAAGCCCGGCCGCCACGGCGGTAGTGACCGGTGGCACGCGGAACAGTTACTCCAGCTCTCGATCGCGCCAGCCCGATAGCACGCAGGCCACGTTGTCGGGACAGCGGCAGACGGCGAGCCGGGACGTCGGCACGGCTCAGAACGGCAGCCGGCTCGGTGGCACGGGAACGCAGGGGAGCAGcggtagcagcagcaacagtaggACCACGCTGAGGCCGAATCGTTATCGATCGAcgccgacaacgacgacgacggaggcGGCCACCGAGCGCACGACCGCGGCCATCGATACTGCTGCcgtgcggaatcgcttcagTGGAAG AACGCCAGCCCCGAACGCTTTCCGGCAAACGTTCGAAGCGAAGCGTGTGTCGGCCACAAACAGCGCCATCGCGCCGCGCGGTTCCTTCGTCAACAGTAACCCGAAGGCGAAagcgacgacgaccacgagcACTCCTACGACCACGACCAGCACCACGACGACCACCGGCAAGCTGCCCGTGCTGTCCCGGTTCATCCACCAGCCGGCCAAACCGATCATCCCCAGCATCAACATCACGCACAACGGCTCCGCCAAATCGGCCGAGGTGATCTACGACTACGAAGACTACGAGTCGGAGTCGAAGGAATCGACCGGCTTCGGCGGGGAGAAGCAGGAAATCAACGACTTCCAGCCGACGTCGGTGGCCAAGAACAACTCGATCGCGTTGGGCAGCGGAGATGCGACGGATGAGCAAAAGACGCTGCCGGGTGCGAGTACCACTGTGGCGACGAACGGCGGCACGCAGAACGAGCTGGAAGATCCGGACGGACGGTTGAACAATATCAGCGAGAACGAGTACTACGATACGGTGCGCGAGTCCGGCACGGCACCGGGCGATTCGGTGGGCGTGGAGGACCATACGGTGATTCTGACGGACAACTTCTACCTCCCCGGTGGGGCCGGTGGCTCGGAGGAAACATTCGAGGATGAGGGCGAGGAGGGAGAGGAAGGTGGCGAAGAGCCGGCCAGTTTGCAACGGGAAATCAACAGTACGGCCGAGCTGGGTGCGACCGATCCGCAGGAAAAGGCTTACGACGAGGAGTACGTGTACGAGGATGAGGAACCGGGAGTGACGACGACGGTACGTACGCCGGTGAAGACGGTGCCGGTACCACCGCCGGTTACGCAGGACGATTCCGCCGACATGCTACAGTTTTCCGACGAGGACGCCAAGGATGTTGTCGAGGAAGCGCGGGTGCTGGAAGCCACGAAAGAAACGCTTGCCGACGGCAGTCCAGCTCCACCGACTTCGAGCGTGAGCACGGAATCGTCGACCGAATCGTCGGCCAGTCCATCCACGACCACGGAACGGGTGGCGAGTTCGAGCGAGTTCGACGGTGCCACCAACGCGACGACGGAGAGCTGGGTCGTGGTCGCTTCCGTGCAGACGAGCCGTAGCGTTTCCGGCGCCCGGTTTCTTCCGTTCCCGCAGGTTAATCAGGacgaaaagaaacaaccaTTGGCCGACCTTGAGATCAAGGGTAGCAATGAGAGTGACGATGTGGAAGCTACCACGGCCAGTGGGATGATAAACGACGAGCAGGAGGGAGTGACGACGGTGGCCCCTCAGGAGCCCGTCATTGCCGTCACGCAGGACGTGGCCGATTCGGTGACGACGGAGAAAACGATACTCGCACAGTCCACCGAGAGCATCATCGATAAGCTGGATCGCGTCCAGTCGGAGCTATCGAGTGGACTGTTCGCTGGGAAGTTCCCCGTCCTGAAGGATCCCACCGTGGTGGAAGATCAGAAGGTGCCGGGTTCGACCGCCCTGCCCCCGGTGGTGATCAGGAAGTTCCAACCGAACGCACGCGCTACGACGACGAAGAAACCACGACCCGGACtcacgacgaccacgacgacggcCAAACCGACAACGTCCACGGAGGGTCtggtgaagaagatcaagtttGAAACGGTCGACGATATATCGGCCCTGCTGCCGCCCGATTACAAGGCAAAGGCCGGGTTCAAGCTGAAGAAACCCAACGTCACCGTAGAACCGGcaacgacgaccaccaccaccaccacccgggaAACGCCTGCGGAGGAACCGGCACGATCGGAGCTGGTCAATCGATTCCGTAGCGCCAACATTAGCCGCTCGTACAAGAGCAACGTGCCGATCCAGGAGCTAAGCTCGCTGCTCCCCAAGGACTACAAGCTGAACCGCACCGAGGAGGACATCAAGAGCACCAACAACCTGAAGGAGCTGATCAGCAAGGTGAAGGTGAACGGGGGGCCGGACAAACCGAACGTGACGCTCGATGTGCTCAAGAAGGTGCAGAAGGTGGACGTCAGTGCGTTCCTGCCGCCGGGCTACAAACCCCCGGAGGCGACGAGCACGACGAGCAGGGCACCGGTGTCGATCGAGGATGACGTGAGCAAGTTCCTACCGCCCGGCTACAAAACGTTCAAGACGACGAAGAAACCGAACACGAGCCCGGTGACGATAAAGGACGACATTAGTAAGCTACTTCCGCCGGGCTATAAGCTGCCGAAGGAGAACACTGAAACGGTCTCGGAAAAGCCGAAGTTGGTGTTCAGCGACGACCTGAGTAAATTCCTACCGCCGGGTTATAAGCCACCGGCCGAGAAGCCCGACGCAAAGCCCGTGGCGGAGGTGATCGATCCGAGCGAGCTGCTGAAGAAGATTCAGTTTAAGGACGTGTCGGCGTTGTTGCCACCCGGTTTCAACGCGTCCAAGGCGGAAGAACCGGTTGCGGCGACGAGCACGGCCGCACCGAACCGTGGTGTGATCTTTGCCAGCCGTCCCGGAGTGAAGAAACCGCCAGCACCGGGTGCCGCCGGTCGGAGTACGACCGCTAAGCCGGCCCACGCCGCCGAAGGACCCAAGGTGCCCGAGATACACATCCGCAAGGGTCCACCGACGCGTGCTACTACCGAGTTCACCGGCTGGCCGACACCGTCGACGACGCCCATCTCGATCGAGAAACTGTTGGAGCAGCAAAAGCAGCAGGAACTGCTGGAGAAGCTGCTCGCCGCTTCATCGAGCAGCACGTCGACGACCACgagcacgacgacgacgacgaccaccaccaccaccacgccgAG ACCAACCGAACCAGGCCTGTGCCATTCGGAGTGCGACCTGGCGGGCACGATACGTATCGTCGACGGGGTGACCTGGGTGCCGGAACTGCTCGACCACAACACGGCCGAGTGGAAGAAGCTGGCCCGTGACGTCGAGACGGAGCTGAACGAAGTGTACAGCAAGGCAAAGAACCTGAGCAAATGGTACAAGAAGGTGCGCATCGACAGCTTCAACAAGGGCAGCGTGCTGGTCGATTACTTCGTGGAGTTGAGTGATTTGTCGCGCGATGTCAACACGCTCGAGATACGGAAGATGTTCCATGAGGCACTCGTGCCCGTACCGGAaccgaccacgacgacgacgacgaccgacGCCAGTGTGGACGATTacgatggtgacgatggtgAGGGAGCTGCGGCGCGGGAGAAGGTGCAGCGCGAAAACCTGCAGGCACCGGTTCCGCGTGTGAAGGAAGTGTTCCAGCTGGGCAAGTTCAAGGTGGATCCAGTCTACACTGATTTTTCAG TGATCCCGAAACCAATCATCGTTACCGGTCCGGGAATGGAGGATGATTTGTTCTTGCCCCAATGGGCGATCGCAGGAATCGTGATCGGTTTGGCGTCACTTCTATTCGTTATTCTCTTCGGCGTCACTGTG CTTATCAACCGCCAAAAGGCAGCCAAGAAGAAGGCTCCCACGCCTCTTACGGCCGACATGTTGAACGAACTGAACAAAAACCACATGGGCGGTATCGAGAACTTCGGCTCCGAGGAGCTGTACAACATGGACGACGCCTGGGACGATCGTATGCACGACGTCAAGCCAAAG CGATTCTCAAACTCGATGCACGGTAGCAGCGCCTCGAACATCTACGACAGCTGGCGATCGCAGCGCCATCCGGAGAACTACTTCTACGACGAGTACGGTCTGAAGGGATCGCACTATCCGCCGAGCGGACACCACCGGTTACACGATCCGGCGTTCATGATGCACgaaccgccgccaccgccggtgATGGCCATGTACCCGCCGTACCATCACGCTCCCGCCCCGCCAAACAGTCACCACTTTAGCAACAGTTCGCGGCGATACTACCGGGACTACGATCCGAACTTCTGA